The DNA window GTAGCTGACTATGTCAAACGACATGAATGGCAGCAGCCTGGCTATTAGTATCGCCTGGCTTCCGTATTTTTCAAAGAAAAGGTCAACACTTTCGAGCGCAAACTTGCTTGTAAGCTTTTCAACGGTTCCCCTGCCGTAAATCTTGGCGATGTAAAAGCAAAGCACTGCTCCCGCCATTGCCGAGCTCCAAGAAAGCAGTGCTCCCCAGACCCAGCCAAATATGGCCGCGTTTGCAAATGTTATAAGGAACGCAGGCAAAGGCGCGGCAACCGACTGGAACACCATTAGAAAGAATGATGTCACAGGAGCCAAAACTCCAAACGATCGTATATAGTCCCTTACATCATCAACGCTGAGTTTTTTGAAAACCATTGTCCACTGGTTTATCGTCTCCCTGACCTGTGGAACTGCAAAATATAGTGCTATGAGGATTACTGGAATCGAACCCTTGATCAATATATTTTTCTGCTTCTTGTTCATGATAAATCCCTCCTACATGTCGATTTAAAATTCAAGCTGATAATTCAAAAATAAGACCGCCAATGTAGATATTATCATATTAAATAAAACCAGGTAATTAATATAGAGATATTCTATCGCACAGCTCCAATTCATTCGTGTGTTTTATATACCCCAGACTCATATGTGGCATGTGCGGGCTCGTGCTGCTAGCAAACACATAGATTATATTCTATGGGCGTTTTCCGATAGCACCAGCTTGTCAATAGCGTATGCCACGCCCGCCTCGTCATTAGTAAGCGTCACAAAATCTGCGTGCCTTTTTACATCCTCCTCCGCATTCCCCATGGCTACTGCAAGTCCTGCAAACTTGAGCATGCTAATATCATTGTGGTTGTCACCGAATGCCACAACCTGCTCCCGGCCTATCCCCATTATCTGCGCCAGCTGCTCTACAGCCCTCCCCTTGCTCACTTCTGCTCTCATGAAGTCATACAACCCTTTTCCCGACTGGACAATCGCCACGCCCTCAATGCGATCGACTTCCTGCCTTACAGTCTCAAGAGCCTCATAGTCATCCGTATATAATACCCCTTTTATTATGGGCATTCCGTTTTCTACGAGAGCCCTGCAGCTTGGAACTACCTGTATGTCTATCTTTTCATCATCGGGCAGCGTCTTGTTGTATTCATGGAAAAAAAGCGCCCTTCCATCCAGCTTTTCGGTAAACATGCTGTGACGCCCGTAGAGTGAAAAAGAAACGCCAGCCGCTCTGCAGGCATTTATGAAACCAAGTACCTTATCTGCGTCTATTGGAAACTCTGCTATAGGATTATTTTCACCCAGCCTTCTTATCATGCCGCCGTTGCAAGATATCACGGGAAGGTCCAGCTTCATCTGCTTTATATAGCTTTTTATCATTATGTCCATTCG is part of the Peptoclostridium acidaminophilum DSM 3953 genome and encodes:
- a CDS encoding Cof-type HAD-IIB family hydrolase, with amino-acid sequence MNNYKLCVLDMDGTMLASDHSIPVKNIEAIGRLAERGISVVVATGRMDIMIKSYIKQMKLDLPVISCNGGMIRRLGENNPIAEFPIDADKVLGFINACRAAGVSFSLYGRHSMFTEKLDGRALFFHEYNKTLPDDEKIDIQVVPSCRALVENGMPIIKGVLYTDDYEALETVRQEVDRIEGVAIVQSGKGLYDFMRAEVSKGRAVEQLAQIMGIGREQVVAFGDNHNDISMLKFAGLAVAMGNAEEDVKRHADFVTLTNDEAGVAYAIDKLVLSENAHRI
- a CDS encoding TVP38/TMEM64 family protein, which translates into the protein MNKKQKNILIKGSIPVILIALYFAVPQVRETINQWTMVFKKLSVDDVRDYIRSFGVLAPVTSFFLMVFQSVAAPLPAFLITFANAAIFGWVWGALLSWSSAMAGAVLCFYIAKIYGRGTVEKLTSKFALESVDLFFEKYGSQAILIARLLPFMSFDIVSYAAGLTSMSFWSFFWATGLGQLPATIIYSYIGGMLTGGARMVVAGLLTLFALTAVIFLVKKMWSEKEKKGKIA